DNA sequence from the Bacteroidia bacterium genome:
ACTCCCCCCGATGACCTTAAAGAAAATCCCATTATAGTAGTAGGCGAAAATGATAATGTCTTCAATCCTGACGACTATATCTTGTTCTATGGACAATCTCCTCATGAGCTTTTACATGGTACCTCACAAATTACTCACAGGTTTAACATTTATTCTGATACTACTTTTTATTTCATCACGGTAGACATTCCAGGTAATGGGCTACGAATTCCTACTTCTGCACCTATCTCTGCACCTGCAACTCACAACTACAATACCTACAATGCTTATGCATTTTTTGAAAAAGATCTGTACAGTTTATTAAAGTCAGGTAAAATCATGTTTGGAGAAAGCTTTACAGGACAAAATACAAGCTACAATTATACTATAAACATTGCCAATATTGCGCCCAGCACGAATATAGTAGCTTACGCAGAAATGGCTTATCGGGGCGGAGGGGGAACTTTTTCACTCTCAGCAGGTAGTAACGTTAGTAGTATCAATTTAAGCCCCTACAATCCAAGCTATGTAGCCGATTATGCTATAGTTACCAGTAGAACCCTTACCATCAATAGCAATACTATCTCTTCTCCCACACTGACTTTCACGGTTAGTTATGCTAAAAATGGTGCAGGCGAAGCATGGTTAAATTTTGTTCGCATCAACTATGTCAAAAAGGCAAATCTTAATGAGAATTATATTCTAATGACACAATTGACAAACATTGGTTCAGGAAATATTCATGAATATACGGTTGAAAATGCTACTGGCGCTTCTTTTTGGGATGTTACGGATATTTTTGATATACAAGCTATTCCTTATACGCTTTCAGGTACAACTGCTCAATTCAAGGTAGATGCTTCTAAACATCGCTGGATAGTAGGTTTTAATGAAAATGCACTGGAGAAACCAATACTCTTAGGTAAAGTAGCTAACCAAAATTTACATGGTATGAACCCAGCAGAGTTTTATATTATTGCTCACGAAAGTTTATTGCCTGCGGCAGAACGATTAGCTCAATTTCATAGAGAACATGATAATATGACTGTTGCTGTTGTGCCTGTAAGGCAAATATATAACGAATTTGCATCAGGTAAAGCAGATGTAGTAGCTATTCGAGATTTCTTAAAAATGCATTATGATAGAGGTATTCTTTTGCCTAAAAATGCTCTTTTAATGGGCTTTGCAGGCTATAGCCCAAAAATAAATGGCTGTTTGATACCTACTTACCAAAGTTCAAATTCGCTTAGTCCTGTCAATTCTATTGGCTTTGACCAGTTTATTGCAGGTTTGGACGATGTAGATGGTAAATTAGAAAGCAGTATAGTAGATGAATTAGACATAGGTGTGGGTAGATTTCCTGCTCGGAACTTAGCTGAAGCTAATGCGATGGTAGACAAAGTCATTCGCTACAAGACTAGTAAAGAAGGTTTAGGAAGGTGGCGTAATACTGTTACTTTATTAGCGGATGACATGTTTTATGAAGGTTTAGTCAGCCCGCCAGAGATTGTCCATTTCAACCAAATGGAAGCTGTGGCAGAGATTATTGAACAAAATTACCCACAATACAACATCAACAAGTTATACTGCGATGCTTACCCTGTGGTATCTACGGCTGTTGGCAAACGTAGACCTGATGTAAAACAAAAAGTTATTGAGTCTTTTGTACAAGGTACACTCATCTTGAACTTTGCAGGACATGGTAATGAAGAAGGTATAGGTCATGAACGCTTGTTCAACATGCCTGATTTAAATACATTCAGCAATCCTGTCAAAATGCCCCTTATGGTAACAGCTACTTGTCAGTTCGGTAGATATGATGACCCTGAAAAGAGTTCTATCGGTATAGAAGTTTTCAAAAAGGCGGATGGTGGCGCTGTAGCTCTGTTGACTACTACTCGGTTAGTATATGCCAGTGCTAACGAGATTCTCAATAAAAATTTTACCAAATCAGTATTTGATACCATGGCTAATGGCAGCCACTTTACACTTGGCGAAATTTACATGAAAAGCATGAACTTGTCAGGATTGAACTCTACAGCTTTTGCTCTACTTGGCGACCCTGCTATGAAACTGAACTATCCTGAAAAAAAAGCAGTCATTACTAGAGTTGTAGGTCTGCATTCTACTGCTACTTTGGACACTTTAAAAGCTCTTACTAAAATGCGCGTAGAAGGTGAAATTCGCAATCCTGATGGCAGCTTAAACACGTCTTACAATGGAATTTTGTACTCCACAGTTTTTGATAAACCTGCAATACAAAATACTATTGTAGAACCTAAAACTTTTAAGTCTCTTAAAAATATCATTTTTCAAGGTAAGGCTTCTATCAGTGCAGGGAAGTTTGCTTTTGAGTTTGTAGTGCCCAAAGATATTGACTATTTGCTAGGTAAAGGTAAAATTTCCCTTTATTTTGAAAACGGTCAGGCAGGTCAAGATGGAGGAGGATATAATGTAGATATTTTAGTAGGTGGTACTAATCCTAATCCTCCAGCAGACAACCAGGGCCCTACAATTGATTTGTTTATGAATGATGAAAACTTCGTACGCGGTGGAATAGTAGATGACACACCTATTCTATTAGCTAAAATTTACGACGAAAACGGTATAAATACAGTAGGTACAAGTATAGGACATGATATCACTGCACGCTTAAATGAAGATCCAAAAGATAACCGAATACTCAATCAGTACTTCACTTATGACCTTAATAGTTACCAAAGTGGTAAAGTAAATTATCAGTTAGAAAAACTTAAAGAAGGCCGATATACTTTGCGCGTAAAAGCTTGGGATGTGTTTAACAATTCTAATGAAAGTGTAACTGAGTTTGTAGTAGC
Encoded proteins:
- the porU gene encoding type IX secretion system sortase PorU, which codes for MLSYRYLILLALLIFLIKYGIGQYTFTILPRWSGYTYLNGQENKKIPYLEYASNAHELPDAMEQWAPYLTYQIKLPNHQEIAQIQVIEKEYQPLSNSSEYTALKPNDVFFHQSEIVQVHQYGFIRKEKVVTLRIYPLKYENGQYYKLTRLVAQYSLRNTTHPNLRTTGARTYANNSVLASGYWAKIGVTKSGIYKLTYNDLQSLGFPVNSINPKQIRIFGNGGTMLPTLANTTPPDDLKENPIIVVGENDNVFNPDDYILFYGQSPHELLHGTSQITHRFNIYSDTTFYFITVDIPGNGLRIPTSAPISAPATHNYNTYNAYAFFEKDLYSLLKSGKIMFGESFTGQNTSYNYTINIANIAPSTNIVAYAEMAYRGGGGTFSLSAGSNVSSINLSPYNPSYVADYAIVTSRTLTINSNTISSPTLTFTVSYAKNGAGEAWLNFVRINYVKKANLNENYILMTQLTNIGSGNIHEYTVENATGASFWDVTDIFDIQAIPYTLSGTTAQFKVDASKHRWIVGFNENALEKPILLGKVANQNLHGMNPAEFYIIAHESLLPAAERLAQFHREHDNMTVAVVPVRQIYNEFASGKADVVAIRDFLKMHYDRGILLPKNALLMGFAGYSPKINGCLIPTYQSSNSLSPVNSIGFDQFIAGLDDVDGKLESSIVDELDIGVGRFPARNLAEANAMVDKVIRYKTSKEGLGRWRNTVTLLADDMFYEGLVSPPEIVHFNQMEAVAEIIEQNYPQYNINKLYCDAYPVVSTAVGKRRPDVKQKVIESFVQGTLILNFAGHGNEEGIGHERLFNMPDLNTFSNPVKMPLMVTATCQFGRYDDPEKSSIGIEVFKKADGGAVALLTTTRLVYASANEILNKNFTKSVFDTMANGSHFTLGEIYMKSMNLSGLNSTAFALLGDPAMKLNYPEKKAVITRVVGLHSTATLDTLKALTKMRVEGEIRNPDGSLNTSYNGILYSTVFDKPAIQNTIVEPKTFKSLKNIIFQGKASISAGKFAFEFVVPKDIDYLLGKGKISLYFENGQAGQDGGGYNVDILVGGTNPNPPADNQGPTIDLFMNDENFVRGGIVDDTPILLAKIYDENGINTVGTSIGHDITARLNEDPKDNRILNQYFTYDLNSYQSGKVNYQLEKLKEGRYTLRVKAWDVFNNSNESVTEFVVANSAELALANVLNYPNPFSTYTEFWFEHNRPNELLEVTIQIYTLSGRLIKTIHQDIISEGTQVRNIHWDGLDDFGDRIGRGTYIYKIQLKSPKDKKTVSQYQKLVIIR